A part of Paenibacillus sp. 481 genomic DNA contains:
- a CDS encoding endonuclease Q family protein, with amino-acid sequence MSNNSSNSKSGNSSNSYSDYNRNSSSNGDIGKATERAPVPQADLHTYYGDFHIHIGRTSRQEPVKISASRNLTFEAIAKEAAERKGLHLIGVIDAHAPGVLRDIEELLDAGEMEELPEGGIRYQQTTVLLGTELEIREPGRGAAHVLCYLPSLAAMKRFSAWLTPHITNMTLSTQRVYVSGRALQAETIAHGGLFIPAHIFTPHKSVYGNCADKLADVLDVELIDAVELGLSADSDMAGLLSELDRYTWLTNSDAHSLAKIAREYNALQLAAPTFQEWALAVHRQHGRHVSANYGLNPRLGKYHRTSCTLCFSIHTSGSTAGVCEHCGSSKFVRGVLDRIEQIADRSLPHRVEHRPPYIHQFPLEYIPGVGPKTYNRLLAHFGTEMAVLHNATLQQLTEVVGEKTAVLIDKARRGDLELQSGGGGIYGKVLST; translated from the coding sequence ATGAGCAATAACAGTAGCAACAGTAAGAGCGGTAACAGCAGTAACAGCTACAGCGATTACAACAGAAACAGCAGTAGCAATGGGGATATTGGCAAGGCGACTGAACGTGCTCCTGTACCGCAGGCGGACTTGCATACATACTATGGTGATTTTCATATTCATATTGGTCGTACATCAAGGCAGGAGCCCGTAAAAATAAGCGCTAGCCGGAATCTTACGTTTGAGGCGATTGCCAAAGAGGCCGCCGAACGAAAAGGGCTGCATTTAATCGGCGTCATTGATGCCCATGCCCCAGGCGTGTTGAGGGACATCGAGGAACTGCTCGATGCTGGGGAAATGGAAGAACTACCAGAAGGCGGAATACGCTATCAACAAACGACCGTGCTACTAGGCACGGAGCTGGAAATACGTGAACCTGGCCGAGGTGCGGCTCACGTCTTGTGCTATTTGCCGTCACTTGCGGCTATGAAGCGTTTTTCGGCTTGGTTGACGCCGCATATTACGAATATGACGCTTTCCACCCAGCGTGTATATGTATCGGGCCGCGCGCTGCAAGCAGAAACAATCGCGCACGGAGGGCTATTCATTCCGGCGCACATTTTCACGCCACACAAAAGTGTGTATGGCAATTGTGCGGACAAGCTAGCCGATGTGCTTGATGTGGAGCTTATCGACGCAGTAGAGCTTGGGCTAAGCGCGGACAGCGACATGGCCGGCTTATTGTCTGAGCTGGACCGCTACACATGGCTTACGAATTCAGATGCTCATTCGCTAGCCAAAATTGCCCGCGAATACAATGCGCTACAGTTAGCGGCGCCCACGTTCCAAGAGTGGGCGCTTGCTGTACATCGACAGCACGGTCGGCATGTTAGTGCCAATTATGGGTTGAATCCGCGGCTTGGTAAGTATCATCGCACAAGCTGTACCTTATGCTTCAGCATCCACACGAGCGGCTCGACAGCAGGCGTGTGCGAACATTGCGGGAGCAGCAAGTTCGTGCGAGGTGTGCTGGACCGCATCGAACAAATTGCAGACCGATCGCTGCCTCATCGAGTAGAGCACCGACCACCGTACATTCATCAATTCCCACTCGAATACATTCCTGGAGTGGGACCAAAGACATATAACCGCTTGCTTGCACATTTTGGTACGGAAATGGCCGTGCTGCATAATGCGACCTTGCAGCAGCTAACCGAAGTCGTCGGAGAAAAGACAGCCGTTCTGATTGATAAGGCTAGACGCGGCGATTTGGAGCTGCAAAGCGGAGGTGGTGGGATTTACGGCAAGGTGTTATCGACTTAG
- a CDS encoding pyrimidine-nucleoside phosphorylase: protein MRAVDIIQKKRDGVELSAEEIKFFIGGYSKGDLPDYQMAALAMAIVFQGMTPKELAVMTLEMAKSGDQIDLSPIKGIKVDKHSTGGVGDKTSLVLAPLVAAAGVPVAKMSGRGLGHTGGTIDKLEAIAGYQVEIEEEQFFNQVNDIGVSLIGQTGNITPADKKLYSLRDVTATVESIPLIASSIMSKKIAAGADAIVLDVKTGSGAFMKTLDDSIALAQAMVDIGTEVGRQTVGIISDMDQPLGHLIGNSLEVEEAIMTLNNGGPADLRELSLILGSYMLVLGGAAKTDAEAREILERHLADGSALEKLKQLVEAQGGDASMIADPSLLPHASERIEVKAVAAGTVAAIQAEHVGVAAMLLGAGRETKESQIDLAVGLDLRKKVGDKVNVGDTLAILHVNDTKRVEEAKDRIIKAYELSQADVAAKPLVYAIVTKDGVQRFV, encoded by the coding sequence ATGCGTGCGGTAGACATTATTCAGAAGAAACGCGACGGAGTAGAATTGAGCGCGGAAGAAATTAAGTTCTTTATTGGTGGTTATAGTAAAGGTGATTTGCCTGACTACCAAATGGCAGCTTTGGCAATGGCGATTGTATTCCAAGGAATGACGCCTAAAGAGTTAGCTGTAATGACGCTAGAAATGGCGAAGTCAGGTGACCAAATCGACTTGAGCCCAATCAAAGGGATTAAAGTTGACAAGCACTCCACTGGCGGCGTAGGCGACAAAACATCCCTCGTGCTTGCTCCACTTGTTGCAGCAGCAGGTGTACCTGTAGCTAAAATGTCTGGTCGTGGCTTGGGTCACACAGGTGGTACAATCGACAAATTGGAAGCGATCGCAGGTTACCAAGTAGAGATCGAAGAAGAGCAATTTTTCAACCAAGTTAATGACATCGGTGTTTCCTTGATCGGACAAACAGGTAACATCACACCTGCTGACAAGAAATTGTACAGCTTGCGTGACGTTACAGCGACAGTGGAATCCATTCCACTTATCGCAAGCTCCATCATGAGCAAAAAGATTGCTGCTGGCGCAGACGCAATCGTTCTCGACGTTAAAACGGGCAGTGGTGCGTTTATGAAAACGTTGGACGATTCGATCGCTTTGGCACAAGCAATGGTTGATATCGGAACAGAAGTGGGCCGCCAAACAGTCGGTATTATTTCTGACATGGATCAGCCGCTTGGCCACTTGATCGGTAACTCGCTTGAGGTTGAAGAAGCGATCATGACTCTTAACAATGGCGGACCAGCAGATTTGCGCGAATTGTCGCTTATTCTCGGTTCTTACATGCTCGTATTGGGCGGCGCTGCGAAGACAGATGCAGAAGCGCGCGAAATTTTGGAGCGCCACTTGGCTGATGGCTCCGCATTAGAGAAGCTCAAGCAGCTTGTTGAAGCACAAGGCGGAGATGCATCGATGATCGCAGATCCAAGCCTGTTGCCGCACGCAAGCGAGCGTATTGAAGTTAAAGCAGTAGCAGCAGGTACAGTAGCAGCGATTCAAGCTGAGCATGTCGGCGTAGCTGCGATGTTGCTTGGAGCTGGTCGCGAAACGAAAGAATCGCAAATCGACTTGGCTGTTGGCCTTGATTTGCGTAAAAAAGTAGGCGACAAAGTAAACGTAGGCGATACGCTCGCGATTTTGCACGTGAACGATACAAAGCGTGTTGAAGAAGCAAAAGACCGTATCATTAAAGCATACGAGCTGTCGCAAGCAGACGTTGCAGCAAAACCACTTGTATACGCAATCGTCACTAAAGACGGTGTACAGCGTTTTGTGTAA
- a CDS encoding phosphopentomutase: protein MSNQRFRRMTVIVLDSVGIGELPDAEKFGDAGSHTLGHIIEQVPNVKIPHMQQLGLANIADLGTIKPVDAPQAVYGKMAEISVGKDTMTGHWELMGLEITTPFNTFPEGFPAPLIEAFERETGRKVICNKPASGTEVLDEYGEEQMKTGAWIVYTSADSVFQIAAHEGIIPLDELYRACEIARRLTLEDPYAVGRVIARPYEGEPGAFKRTPNRHDYAVSPPAPTVLNAVHDTGKDVISVGKINDIFSGEGITASHPTKSNAHGIQTTIDLLGQSFEGLVFTNLVDFDSLYGHRRDPQGYAQALEEFDAAVPQLLELTGPEDVLIITADHGNDPVHPGTDHTREYVPLLVYSPSIKAGRNLNIRATFADVGATIADNFGAAKPAIGTSFLNELF from the coding sequence ATGAGTAATCAACGTTTTCGTCGTATGACGGTTATCGTCTTGGACAGCGTAGGTATTGGTGAACTTCCAGATGCTGAAAAGTTCGGTGACGCAGGAAGTCATACGCTTGGACATATTATTGAACAAGTTCCTAATGTAAAAATCCCACATATGCAGCAGCTCGGTTTGGCAAACATCGCTGATTTGGGTACAATTAAGCCTGTTGATGCACCACAAGCGGTGTACGGCAAAATGGCAGAGATCTCGGTCGGTAAAGATACAATGACAGGCCACTGGGAATTGATGGGCTTGGAAATTACGACGCCTTTCAATACGTTCCCTGAAGGATTCCCAGCACCGCTGATTGAAGCTTTCGAGCGTGAAACAGGACGCAAAGTCATTTGCAACAAGCCTGCATCCGGTACTGAAGTGTTGGACGAGTATGGCGAAGAGCAAATGAAAACAGGCGCTTGGATCGTGTACACGTCAGCAGACAGCGTGTTTCAAATTGCAGCGCACGAAGGCATTATCCCGTTGGATGAACTGTACCGTGCTTGCGAAATCGCGCGTCGTTTGACGTTGGAAGATCCTTACGCAGTTGGTCGCGTAATCGCGCGCCCTTATGAAGGTGAACCAGGCGCGTTCAAGCGTACGCCGAACCGTCACGACTATGCAGTAAGCCCTCCAGCACCTACTGTGTTGAACGCTGTGCATGACACAGGCAAGGACGTTATTTCGGTCGGTAAAATTAACGACATTTTCTCTGGTGAAGGCATTACAGCATCTCACCCGACGAAGAGCAACGCACACGGTATTCAAACGACGATCGATTTGCTCGGACAATCGTTTGAAGGCTTGGTGTTCACGAACTTGGTAGACTTCGACTCCTTGTACGGACATCGCCGTGATCCACAAGGCTATGCACAAGCATTGGAAGAGTTCGATGCTGCGGTTCCACAATTGTTGGAACTTACAGGCCCAGAGGACGTGCTCATCATTACAGCAGACCACGGTAATGATCCGGTACATCCAGGAACGGACCATACACGTGAATACGTGCCGCTCTTGGTTTACAGCCCGTCCATTAAAGCAGGACGCAACCTTAACATTCGTGCAACGTTTGCTGATGTTGGCGCAACGATCGCAGATAACTTTGGTGCAGCGAAACCAGCTATTGGAACAAGCTTCTTGAACGAATTGTTCTAA
- a CDS encoding LytR/AlgR family response regulator transcription factor: MLKAIIVDDEPLARDELAYLLRRSEQVEVVAEAEGMEQALELIQQHQPHVVFLDIELAEDNGLEIAKQLLAFDVKSRPEVVFATAYDEYALKAFELNASDYILKPFDECRVQQTVDKMIRLRERASGMGQQHQSQQQEQPSQRQQQQSQLQDQQGQRHDQQQQQPYQQAQHFSQPNLGTGGQLANGTFALQDTGVPHAAPVVPVALFAQSERTERIAITVEDRIVVVPVRTIVYVTSVEGKTEFVTKDQTYKVNEPLVTIERKLQHSSIVRVHRAFLVNLDQIVEIQPWFHSTYNLIMEDGSSVPVSRTYMKELKHIFGF; the protein is encoded by the coding sequence ATGTTGAAGGCCATTATCGTGGATGATGAGCCGCTAGCACGAGATGAGTTGGCCTATTTGTTACGGCGCTCCGAGCAAGTGGAGGTCGTTGCAGAGGCTGAGGGGATGGAACAAGCGTTGGAGCTGATTCAGCAACATCAGCCGCATGTCGTATTTCTCGACATTGAATTAGCCGAAGATAACGGACTTGAAATTGCGAAGCAATTGCTTGCCTTCGATGTGAAATCACGTCCGGAGGTTGTGTTTGCTACAGCCTACGATGAATATGCCCTTAAAGCATTCGAATTGAATGCTAGTGACTATATTTTAAAGCCATTTGATGAATGCCGCGTTCAGCAAACGGTCGACAAAATGATTCGGTTGCGCGAAAGGGCTTCAGGTATGGGACAGCAGCACCAGAGTCAGCAACAGGAACAACCGAGTCAACGTCAGCAGCAACAGAGTCAACTACAGGATCAGCAGGGTCAACGACATGATCAACAGCAGCAGCAGCCGTATCAGCAGGCGCAGCACTTTTCTCAGCCTAACCTGGGAACAGGTGGACAGTTGGCGAATGGTACGTTTGCGTTACAAGATACAGGGGTTCCTCATGCTGCGCCAGTCGTGCCAGTCGCGCTATTTGCGCAGTCCGAACGAACCGAGCGGATTGCGATCACGGTGGAGGATCGCATTGTTGTCGTACCAGTGCGTACGATTGTGTACGTTACTTCCGTTGAGGGGAAGACGGAGTTTGTGACGAAGGACCAGACGTACAAAGTGAACGAACCGCTCGTCACGATTGAACGGAAGTTGCAGCATTCCTCGATCGTACGTGTGCATCGGGCGTTTCTCGTTAATTTGGATCAAATTGTTGAGATTCAACCATGGTTTCATTCGACATACAATTTGATTATGGAAGACGGTTCAAGTGTGCCTGTCAGCCGAACGTATATGAAAGAGCTGAAACATATTTTCGGATTTTAA
- the fur gene encoding ferric iron uptake transcriptional regulator gives MEARIEKIKQQLQSQGYKLTPQREATVRVLLENEEDHLSAEDVFMLVKEKAPEIGLATVYRTLELLNELHVVEKLNFGDGVARYDLRGESNKHHHHHLICVQCGSMQEIQEDWLGPLEERLEKEFTFMVIDHRLDFHGICKQCHEKELEAQTKIESGQQASQ, from the coding sequence ATGGAAGCGCGGATTGAGAAGATTAAACAACAACTGCAATCCCAAGGGTACAAGCTGACACCGCAGCGCGAAGCAACTGTTCGAGTGCTGCTTGAGAATGAGGAAGATCATTTAAGTGCTGAAGATGTCTTCATGCTCGTAAAAGAAAAGGCGCCTGAAATCGGTCTTGCCACCGTTTATCGTACGCTGGAATTACTTAATGAGCTGCATGTCGTGGAGAAGTTAAATTTCGGCGATGGAGTTGCGCGGTATGATTTACGCGGAGAAAGCAACAAGCACCACCATCACCATCTTATATGTGTACAATGCGGTTCAATGCAGGAAATTCAAGAAGACTGGCTCGGACCTTTAGAAGAGCGTCTTGAGAAAGAGTTTACATTTATGGTTATTGACCATCGTCTTGATTTTCACGGCATCTGTAAACAGTGTCACGAGAAAGAACTAGAAGCGCAGACAAAGATCGAGTCAGGGCAGCAAGCTAGTCAGTAA
- a CDS encoding purine-nucleoside phosphorylase, with the protein MSQTSYAQIQEAASYIQSRVSFKPEIGLILGSGLGVLADLVEEAVTIPYHEIPHFPTSTVEGHAGELLVGKIHGRSVALMKGRFHMYEGYGPELTAFPVRVMKAIGIDKLLVTNAAGGINTSYNAGDLMLISDHLNLTGRNPLFGPNDSQLGVRFPDMSEAYSRRLRALAKEVAAEMNFSLQEGVYVGLTGPNYETPAEIRMLRTLGGDAVGMSTVSEVIVASHAGMEVLGISCISNMAAGILDQPLSHDEVMETAEQVKEQFLKLVMTVIPKM; encoded by the coding sequence ATGAGTCAAACGTCTTATGCACAAATTCAAGAGGCAGCTTCGTATATTCAAAGCCGCGTGTCATTCAAGCCAGAAATCGGTTTAATTTTGGGTTCCGGCTTAGGGGTATTGGCAGACTTGGTTGAGGAAGCTGTTACAATTCCTTATCATGAAATTCCACATTTCCCAACATCTACGGTTGAGGGACATGCTGGCGAATTGCTTGTCGGTAAAATTCACGGTCGTTCCGTCGCATTGATGAAAGGCCGCTTCCATATGTATGAAGGCTACGGCCCTGAATTGACAGCGTTTCCGGTACGCGTTATGAAAGCAATTGGCATCGACAAATTGCTCGTAACGAATGCAGCAGGTGGTATTAATACTTCCTATAACGCTGGCGACTTGATGCTTATTAGCGACCACTTGAACTTGACTGGCCGCAATCCATTGTTCGGACCGAACGATTCGCAACTGGGCGTTCGTTTCCCAGATATGTCGGAAGCTTACAGCCGTCGTTTGCGCGCACTTGCGAAAGAAGTGGCTGCTGAAATGAATTTTTCCCTTCAAGAAGGCGTTTACGTCGGCTTGACAGGACCTAACTATGAAACACCTGCTGAAATTCGCATGTTGCGCACATTGGGCGGAGATGCGGTCGGCATGTCGACGGTATCAGAAGTTATCGTTGCAAGCCATGCGGGCATGGAAGTGCTAGGCATTTCTTGCATCAGCAACATGGCTGCGGGCATTCTTGACCAGCCGTTGTCCCATGATGAAGTTATGGAAACAGCAGAGCAAGTGAAAGAGCAATTCTTGAAGCTTGTAATGACTGTTATTCCTAAGATGTAA
- a CDS encoding DUF4227 family protein, which translates to MIISLRKLSTKCKFAALFLVLTYVLIQLFDTFGSWIAPVDRYREPQGRAVKVFQTDLQAVLEPASFTERLRLFYWLGE; encoded by the coding sequence ATGATTATATCGCTGCGCAAGCTATCTACGAAATGTAAGTTCGCTGCCTTATTTCTCGTTCTGACTTATGTGCTGATACAGCTTTTTGATACGTTTGGAAGCTGGATAGCGCCCGTGGATCGTTATCGTGAACCACAAGGGAGAGCCGTCAAAGTATTTCAAACCGATCTACAAGCTGTTCTTGAGCCTGCATCGTTCACCGAACGGCTACGATTATTTTACTGGTTAGGCGAATGA
- a CDS encoding sensor histidine kinase, whose amino-acid sequence MLSLLPLMLERVGILITVAFLLSRMKSFRQIIHNEHGLAEKSLLIVVFGTFGIISNYTGVEIVGSVVAPHGWQADVAAESAIANTRIMGVVIGGLLGGPLVGTGVGLLAGVHRLFLGGYTAVACGISTIAAGIVTGLISKRFLKHRNNAPWLAAAIGIVMECLQMSIIVMTAKPPEAAFALVSIIAIPMIVVNGFGTLLFMLIIQSMLQEEERARALQTHKAFYIADQTLPYFRQGLNAHSCREAAAVILKLTNADAISITDEHYVLAHIGEGADHHITRQQIVTQLTKKVLDSGRIHKAKTREEIHCTHQSCPLQAAIVLPLIVHSKTVGTLKLYFTSPNRLDSVEQELAEGLGKLFSTQLELAEAELQSKLLKDAEIKALHAQVHPHFLFNAFNTISALCRKNPEQARQLLLKLSVFFRSNLQGARHVLIPLQKELEHVEAYLSLEQARFPDKYEVTLHIDPALEKVAVPPFTLQPLVENAIRHAFGKGNRHGRGHVTIRAFKQQEHMVLITEDDGKGIVPDLLQTLGKHAVKSIEGTGTALHNISKRIEELYGQDASFQIESELGAGTKVVIMLPINQNKWSDQHVEGHYRG is encoded by the coding sequence TTGCTTAGCTTACTGCCCTTAATGCTGGAACGAGTAGGCATCTTAATCACGGTTGCCTTTTTATTATCCCGCATGAAATCGTTTCGGCAAATTATTCATAATGAGCACGGATTAGCGGAAAAATCATTACTAATCGTCGTGTTTGGAACATTTGGAATTATAAGTAATTACACAGGCGTTGAAATCGTAGGCAGCGTTGTGGCACCGCATGGCTGGCAAGCGGATGTCGCTGCGGAAAGTGCTATCGCCAACACGCGCATTATGGGGGTCGTCATTGGGGGCTTGCTTGGCGGGCCACTTGTTGGAACAGGTGTAGGTCTCCTTGCAGGTGTGCATCGCCTGTTTTTAGGTGGATATACGGCTGTTGCATGCGGTATCTCGACGATTGCTGCCGGAATTGTGACCGGCTTAATTAGCAAGCGCTTTTTAAAGCATCGGAACAATGCACCATGGCTTGCTGCGGCGATTGGGATCGTGATGGAATGCTTGCAGATGAGCATTATTGTGATGACGGCGAAGCCACCCGAGGCTGCGTTTGCGCTTGTCAGTATTATTGCGATTCCGATGATCGTCGTCAACGGTTTTGGCACGCTGCTATTTATGCTCATTATACAGTCCATGCTGCAAGAAGAAGAGCGTGCACGTGCGTTGCAAACGCACAAAGCGTTCTATATCGCCGATCAGACGCTGCCTTATTTTCGCCAAGGCTTGAATGCTCATTCTTGCCGTGAAGCGGCAGCGGTCATATTGAAACTAACCAATGCAGATGCCATTTCGATTACGGACGAGCATTATGTGTTAGCACATATTGGCGAGGGAGCCGATCACCATATAACCCGCCAGCAAATTGTGACACAGCTGACGAAAAAGGTGTTGGACAGCGGCCGTATTCATAAGGCGAAGACGCGCGAGGAAATTCATTGCACGCATCAGTCGTGTCCGCTGCAAGCAGCCATCGTACTGCCGCTAATTGTGCATAGCAAGACAGTAGGCACGTTGAAATTATATTTTACGAGCCCGAATCGACTTGATTCGGTGGAGCAAGAGTTGGCAGAAGGGCTTGGCAAACTGTTTTCGACCCAGTTAGAGCTGGCGGAAGCAGAGCTGCAAAGCAAGCTGCTGAAAGATGCGGAAATTAAGGCGTTGCACGCTCAGGTGCATCCGCATTTTTTGTTTAATGCTTTTAATACGATTTCGGCCCTTTGTCGCAAAAATCCAGAGCAAGCGCGTCAATTGCTCTTAAAGTTGAGTGTATTTTTCCGCAGCAATTTGCAAGGAGCGCGTCACGTACTCATTCCACTACAAAAAGAATTGGAGCATGTTGAGGCTTACTTGTCGTTAGAGCAAGCACGGTTTCCAGATAAATATGAAGTTACGCTGCATATTGATCCTGCACTGGAGAAGGTTGCAGTTCCGCCATTCACGCTCCAACCTTTAGTGGAAAATGCGATCCGGCATGCATTTGGCAAGGGAAATAGACATGGACGTGGTCATGTGACGATACGTGCCTTTAAACAACAGGAACATATGGTATTAATAACAGAGGATGACGGTAAAGGTATCGTACCTGATCTGCTGCAAACTCTTGGTAAACACGCTGTTAAATCGATAGAGGGAACAGGGACCGCGCTACACAATATTAGTAAACGAATTGAGGAATTATACGGTCAAGATGCTTCTTTCCAAATTGAAAGTGAGCTTGGGGCAGGTACAAAAGTTGTGATTATGCTGCCGATAAATCAGAACAAGTGGAGTGATCAGCATGTTGAAGGCCATTATCGTGGATGA
- a CDS encoding site-specific tyrosine recombinase yields the protein MSSKFEQQMERYFNYLTDERQLSTHTLDAYVRDVRGFVQTLSNHGVTAGEDIRAHHVNHYMLQMKRDGRASSTISRQVAAVRSFFHYLIRIGEVVHDPTMGLERPKAKQSEPVVLSLEETEQLLAAPDASNAQGIRDRAMLETLYATGVRVSELIALNVSDIHLEFGFLRCESGGKERVIPLGQAAVDAINAYLSASRATFLDKRAKHERLEAIDVALDHADHVDQAGHADHYGALFLNRHGERMTRQGFWKLLKKYAAALGFETKMSPHTLRHSFATHLLNNGADVRAVQEMLGHTDIAATQRYVHLMNKTSMKDVYSNAHPRARRQAD from the coding sequence ATGAGCAGCAAGTTTGAACAACAGATGGAGCGATACTTCAATTACTTGACCGATGAGCGTCAACTGTCAACGCATACGCTTGACGCTTACGTAAGAGATGTGCGGGGCTTTGTGCAAACGCTATCTAATCATGGGGTTACGGCAGGCGAAGACATTCGCGCCCACCATGTTAATCATTATATGCTGCAAATGAAGCGGGACGGCCGCGCAAGCTCTACGATTTCACGCCAAGTGGCAGCCGTTCGCTCTTTTTTTCATTATCTTATTCGCATAGGTGAAGTTGTACACGACCCGACGATGGGCCTTGAACGCCCAAAGGCGAAGCAGAGCGAGCCCGTTGTACTCTCATTGGAAGAGACAGAGCAATTGCTCGCTGCCCCTGACGCGTCTAACGCTCAAGGCATTCGTGATAGGGCCATGTTGGAAACGCTATATGCCACAGGCGTTCGCGTATCTGAATTAATCGCTTTGAATGTAAGCGATATCCATTTGGAATTTGGCTTTTTGCGTTGCGAAAGTGGAGGCAAAGAACGGGTTATTCCGCTTGGACAAGCAGCTGTCGATGCGATAAATGCTTATTTATCAGCATCGCGTGCGACCTTTTTGGACAAGCGTGCGAAGCATGAAAGGTTAGAGGCAATAGATGTGGCACTAGACCATGCAGACCATGTAGACCAGGCAGGACATGCAGATCATTATGGAGCGCTCTTTCTAAACCGACATGGTGAGCGCATGACGAGACAAGGCTTTTGGAAATTGTTGAAAAAGTATGCAGCTGCCCTTGGCTTTGAAACAAAAATGTCACCGCATACATTAAGGCACTCGTTCGCCACACATTTGCTGAACAATGGTGCAGATGTACGTGCGGTTCAAGAAATGCTAGGGCATACCGATATCGCGGCTACGCAGCGTTATGTGCACTTGATGAATAAAACGAGCATGAAAGACGTTTATTCGAATGCACATCCACGGGCACGACGGCAAGCGGATTGA
- a CDS encoding NUDIX hydrolase, protein MMNTSNNERVGQHLFEEVTTETKSIYNGKIISLQLDTVTLPNGSTATREIVRHPGAVAVLAIVNNKMIVVEQYRKALGKSQVEIPAGKLDPNEQPEHAALRELEEETGLKASHLTRIGSFYTSPGFADEIIHLYAAEDLEQGEMNTDEDEFLEVSALTIEEAYEAMRQGRISDAKTISALYAWHLRQLTGSWPV, encoded by the coding sequence ATGATGAACACATCTAATAATGAACGAGTTGGGCAACATTTATTTGAAGAAGTAACAACTGAAACGAAGTCCATCTATAACGGGAAAATTATTTCCTTGCAGCTGGACACTGTAACTTTGCCGAATGGATCGACAGCAACACGCGAAATTGTCCGTCACCCAGGTGCGGTAGCTGTGTTAGCGATAGTTAACAATAAAATGATCGTGGTCGAACAGTATCGAAAAGCGCTCGGGAAATCTCAAGTCGAAATTCCGGCGGGTAAGCTAGATCCGAATGAACAGCCAGAGCATGCAGCATTGCGTGAATTAGAAGAAGAAACGGGGCTGAAAGCGAGTCATTTGACTCGAATTGGTTCATTCTATACATCACCAGGCTTTGCAGATGAAATTATTCACCTGTACGCGGCTGAAGATTTAGAACAGGGTGAAATGAACACCGATGAGGACGAGTTTCTCGAAGTGAGCGCCTTGACGATTGAGGAAGCCTATGAAGCTATGCGCCAAGGGAGAATTAGTGACGCGAAGACGATTAGTGCCCTATATGCTTGGCATTTGCGTCAGCTAACAGGATCTTGGCCGGTATAA
- the spoIIM gene encoding stage II sporulation protein M, giving the protein MKLLAQSFHNQVHLYVFVTVLFVVGVVFGALLVNALTFEQQQDIARHLGQFFVTVETEQRSADRSEQFWSSLLFYWKWIGVIALLGISIIGFPLILALDFIKGTLVGFTVGTLVSQYSWKGMLFAFVSVAPPNLIAIPLVLMCSVASLALAFHILKHRLLIPKMNASREPLKQYIVTHGGAAGGMIVVAALVTWISPPLMQWAASLFTQVG; this is encoded by the coding sequence ATGAAGTTGCTTGCACAGTCGTTCCACAACCAAGTTCATCTTTATGTGTTCGTCACGGTGTTGTTTGTCGTTGGCGTTGTATTTGGGGCATTGCTTGTCAATGCCCTGACCTTTGAACAACAACAAGATATTGCACGTCATCTAGGCCAATTTTTTGTGACGGTCGAGACAGAGCAACGGTCAGCTGATCGTAGCGAGCAATTTTGGTCCTCTCTGCTGTTTTATTGGAAGTGGATTGGTGTAATAGCCTTGTTAGGCATATCGATCATCGGATTTCCACTCATTTTAGCCCTTGATTTTATAAAAGGGACGCTTGTCGGCTTTACGGTCGGAACATTAGTGAGCCAATATTCATGGAAGGGTATGTTGTTTGCCTTCGTCTCGGTAGCTCCACCTAACTTGATTGCCATACCACTTGTGCTAATGTGCAGTGTGGCTTCGTTAGCATTGGCCTTCCATATTTTAAAACACCGATTACTTATACCGAAAATGAATGCTTCACGCGAGCCTTTGAAACAATATATCGTGACGCATGGGGGAGCAGCAGGAGGTATGATCGTTGTGGCTGCGTTGGTCACATGGATTTCACCACCACTTATGCAATGGGCAGCTTCGTTGTTTACACAAGTCGGGTAA